A window of the Lactuca sativa cultivar Salinas chromosome 7, Lsat_Salinas_v11, whole genome shotgun sequence genome harbors these coding sequences:
- the LOC128127388 gene encoding uncharacterized protein LOC128127388, producing MEKIKSLDTQAYEYLIDRDPTTWSKAFFKEGRDCDAVENGVSESFNSAIRHARRKPIITMLEETRIFVMERIYSQRVERIEWDLNICPIIIAIYRLWGVIPCGYQKYEVRFNDAAYGVDLIAKTCACRIWQLTGIPCLHGVAAISSLNQDAETYMSQSYSKEAYLKCYNYIINPLNGSDMWEEVPYRKPFPPKRRRLPGRPSVKRKRDAVERELSGPVRHYVTRRGSLIKCSICKEPGHNKIKCPSKQQTNTSAPSSSRGSGAGPSQPPSSSWGSGAGPSQPPVAAQPPPPPPPPAARPVPRRAPIGRTGRRKYSKRIVKWH from the exons ATGGAAAAGATCAAATCTTTAGATACTCAAGCATATGAGTACCTTATAGACAGAGATCCTACTACCTGGTCTAAGGCATTTTTTAAAGAGGGCAGAGATTGTGATGCAGTTGAGAATGGGGTGAGTGAGAGTTTCAATTCTGCTATTAGGCATGCTAGAAGGAAACCAATCATCACTATGCTAGAGGAGACTAGGATATTTGTGATGGAGAGGATATACAGTCAAAGAGTAGAAAGAATTGAATGGGATTTGAATATCTGTCCAA TCATTATTGCCATATACAGATTGTGGGGGGTTATTCCTTGTGGTTATCAAAAGTATGAAGTTAGGTTCAATGATGCAGCATATGGAGTGGATCTAATTGCAAAGACTTGTGCATGCAGAATATGGCAACTTACAGGGATACCATGCTTACATGGAGTAGCTGCAATCTCTTCCTTGAATCAAGATGCAGAAACATATATGTCCCAATCATACAGTAAAGAGGCTTATCTAAAATGCTATAATTATATCATTAACCCTCTCAATGGTAGTGATATGTGGGAAGAAGTTCCTTATCGAAAGCCTTTTCCTCCCAAAAGAAGAAGATTACCTGGTAGGCCATCAGTGAAAAGGAAGAGGGATGCAGTGGAAAGGGAGTTGAGTGGACCAGTTAGACATTATGTGACAAGAAGGGGATCCCTGATAAAGTGTAGTATTTGCAAGGAACCAGGTCATAACAAGATAAAGTGTCCATCTAAGCAGCAAACAAATACATCAG CACCAAGTTCATCCAGGGGTAGTGGAGCAGGACCAAGTCAACCACCAAGTTCATCATGGGGTAGTGGAGCAGGACCAAGTCAACCACCAGTAGCAGCccaaccacctccaccaccaccaccaccagctgCAAGGCCTGTCCCAAGAAGGGCCCCAATTGGTAGAACTGGACGGAGGAAATATTCTAAAAGGATTGTCAAATGGCATTGA